A window of Trichoderma atroviride chromosome 3, complete sequence contains these coding sequences:
- a CDS encoding uncharacterized protein (EggNog:ENOG41~TransMembrane:11 (o20-39i51-70o76-98i110-133o139-158i209-231o251-271i307-325o331-350i362-385o397-417i)), translated as MASSTSSAETQSNSKEESERLDSPTDEKLNLERRSASISRDTRDSTDAPNTTSDAEKQIYIVQDATCVDDENIVWWDGDNDPDNPYNWPRWRKVLNCVLISCLAFITPLASSMFAPGVPDLMLEFRSTNEELAAFCVSVYVLGFAAGPMFFAPLSEIYGRSIIYNITNVGFIVFVIACAEAPSLNALIAFRFFCGIFGSVPITIGGAVIADMIAQEKRGVAMASFAIGPMLGPVVGPVVGGFITTGLGWRWVFWIMAIISGTFSLLFLALSRESFAAVLIGRKTSRLRKETGNPLLRSKLDKGLSNAAYIKRSIQRPFKMLIMSPISIICGIYVGIAYAYLYLMFTSLTPLFMEIYHFKTSTAGLAFLGLGVGSMIGVVSFSLTSDRNIKKKAAEEAVLAEAQGRAPEGMKPEYRLSPLPAGAIILPIGFFIYGWTAEYQVHWIAPIIGTVVIGIGDLIVFMVMHILHPHQFSFILKPKHSEELTLPQS; from the exons ATGGCTTCCTCCACCTCATCCGCGGAGACACAATCCAACTCCAAGGAAGAATCGGAAAGACTAGATTCCCCCACCGACGAGAAACTCAATCTCGAGCGCCGCTCCGCCAGCATCTCAAGAGACACCCGCGATTCCACCGATGCACCAAACACCACCAGCGATGCCGAGAAGCAAATCTACATTGTACAAGATGCAACTTGCGTCGACGACGAAAACATTGTCTGGTGGGACGGCGACAACGACCCCGATAACCCGTATAACTGGCCGAGGTGGCGCAAAGTTCTCAACTGCGTCCTCATCAGCTGTCTGGCATTCATTACGCCTTTAGCATCTT CCATGTTTGCACCCGGCGTACCGGACCTAATGCTAGAATTCCGCAGCACAAATGAAGAGCTGGCTGCGTTTTGCGTATCAGTCTACGTGCTGGGATTTGCGGCTGGGCCCATGTTCTTTGCGCCCTTGTCTGAGATTTACGGCCGGTCCATCATCTACAACATCACCAATGTTGGCTTCATCG TCTTCGTCATCGCCTGCGCAGAAGCTCCCTCACTCAACGCCCTCATCGCcttccgcttcttctgcgGCATCTTCGGCTCCGTCCCAATCACTATAGGCGGTGCAGTTATTGCCGACATGATTGCGCAAGAAAAGCGCGGTGTCGCCATGGCAAGCTTCGCCATCGGCCCCATGCTCGGCCCTGTCGTCGGGCCCGTGGTGGGAGGCTTCATCACGACTGGGCTGGGGTGGCGCTGGGTCTTTTGGATCATGGCCATTATCTCGGGGACCTTttcgctgctcttcttggccctTTCCCGCGAGTCgtttgctgctgtgctgaTAGGCCGCAAAACCAGCCGGTTACGAAAGGAAACTGGCAATCCTTTGCTGCGATCCAAGCTCGACAAGGGTCTATCAAACGCGGCCTACATTAAGCGCAGCATCCAAAGGCCGTTCAAGATGCTGATAATGTCTCCCATCAGCATCATATGCGGCATCTACGTCGGAATTGCCTATGCGTACCTGTATCTCATGTTCACCAGCCTAACGCCGCTCTTCATGGAAATCTACCACTTCAAGACGAGCACCGCCGGCCTCGCGTTCTTGGGTTTAGGCGTGGGCAGCATGATTGGTgttgtttccttttctttgacaAGTGATAGAaatatcaagaagaaggctgctgaagaggccGTGTTGGCAGAGGCCCAAGGTCGGGCTCCCGAAGGCATGAAGCCCGAGTATCGTCtctcgccgctgccggcCGGTGCCATCATCCTGCCCATCGGCTTCTTCATATATGGGTGGACAGCAGAATACCAAGTCCATTGGATAGCACCTATTATCGGTACAGTTGTCATTGGAATCGGCGATCTAATCGTTTTTATGGTAATGCATATCCTCCACCCCCATCAGTTTTCGTTCATTCTCAAGCCAAAGCATTCAGAAGAACTGACCTTGCCTCAATCTTAG
- a CDS encoding uncharacterized protein (EggNog:ENOG41~TransMembrane:10 (i94-112o132-151i163-182o188-210i222-245o251-270i321-343o363-383i419-437o443-467i)): MFAPGVPDLMLEFRSTNEELAAFCVSVYVLGFAAGPMFFAPLSEIYGRSIIYNITNVGFIVFVIACAEAPSLNALIAFRFFCGIFGSVPITIGGAVIADMIAQEKRGVAMASFAIGPMLGPVVGPVVGGFITTGLGWRWVFWIMAIISGTFSLLFLALSRESFAAVLIGRKTSRLRKETGNPLLRSKLDKGLSNAAYIKRSIQRPFKMLIMSPISIICGIYVGIAYAYLYLMFTSLTPLFMEIYHFKTSTAGLAFLGLGVGSMIGVVSFSLTSDRNIKKKAAEEAVLAEAQGRAPEGMKPEYRLSPLPAGAIILPIGFFIYGWTAEYQVHWIAPIIGTVVIGIGDLIVFMSLQMYLVDTFHVYAASALAANAVARSILGSVLPLAGLPMYNRLGMGWGNSILGFIGLALTPAAWLFLRHGEALRKRFEIKNL, translated from the exons ATGTTTGCACCCGGCGTACCGGACCTAATGCTAGAATTCCGCAGCACAAATGAAGAGCTGGCTGCGTTTTGCGTATCAGTCTACGTGCTGGGATTTGCGGCTGGGCCCATGTTCTTTGCGCCCTTGTCTGAGATTTACGGCCGGTCCATCATCTACAACATCACCAATGTTGGCTTCATCG TCTTCGTCATCGCCTGCGCAGAAGCTCCCTCACTCAACGCCCTCATCGCcttccgcttcttctgcgGCATCTTCGGCTCCGTCCCAATCACTATAGGCGGTGCAGTTATTGCCGACATGATTGCGCAAGAAAAGCGCGGTGTCGCCATGGCAAGCTTCGCCATCGGCCCCATGCTCGGCCCTGTCGTCGGGCCCGTGGTGGGAGGCTTCATCACGACTGGGCTGGGGTGGCGCTGGGTCTTTTGGATCATGGCCATTATCTCGGGGACCTTttcgctgctcttcttggccctTTCCCGCGAGTCgtttgctgctgtgctgaTAGGCCGCAAAACCAGCCGGTTACGAAAGGAAACTGGCAATCCTTTGCTGCGATCCAAGCTCGACAAGGGTCTATCAAACGCGGCCTACATTAAGCGCAGCATCCAAAGGCCGTTCAAGATGCTGATAATGTCTCCCATCAGCATCATATGCGGCATCTACGTCGGAATTGCCTATGCGTACCTGTATCTCATGTTCACCAGCCTAACGCCGCTCTTCATGGAAATCTACCACTTCAAGACGAGCACCGCCGGCCTCGCGTTCTTGGGTTTAGGCGTGGGCAGCATGATTGGTgttgtttccttttctttgacaAGTGATAGAaatatcaagaagaaggctgctgaagaggccGTGTTGGCAGAGGCCCAAGGTCGGGCTCCCGAAGGCATGAAGCCCGAGTATCGTCtctcgccgctgccggcCGGTGCCATCATCCTGCCCATCGGCTTCTTCATATATGGGTGGACAGCAGAATACCAAGTCCATTGGATAGCACCTATTATCGGTACAGTTGTCATTGGAATCGGCGATCTAATCGTTTTTATG TCTCTGCAAATGTACCTCGTCGATACATTCCACGTCTATGCCGCCTCCGCGCTCGCAGCAAACGCAGTGGCCCGTTCCATCCTGGGATCTGTCCTCCCCCTCGCCGGCTTGCCAATGTACAACCGCCTCGGCATGGGCTGGGGCAATAGTATCCTTGGCTTCATCGGCCTGGCTCTAACACCAGCGGCGTGGCTCTTCCTTCGGCACGGAGAGGCGCTGCGCAAGAGATTTgaaataaagaatttatgA
- a CDS encoding uncharacterized protein (BUSCO:EOG092D2BJH) → MATTAQDHLDIGGRINWLASLKTEFTPARNFRRTSIICTIGPKTNSVEAINKLRDAGLNVARMNFSHGSYEYHQSVIDNVRAAEAAHAGRPVAIALDTKGPEIRTGNTAGDVDIPISVGTVMNFTTDEKYSTSCDTSNMYVDYKNITKVIQPGRIIYVDDGVLAFDVLSIKDDKTIEVRARNNGFISSRKGVNLPNTDVDLPALSEKDKADLRFGVKNNVDMVFASFIRRAQDIEDIREVLGEEGKRIQIIAKIENRQGLNNFAEILEATDGVMVARGDLGIEIPAAEVFAAQKKMIAMCNVAGKPVICATQMLESMIKNPRPTRAEISDVGNAVTDGADCVMLSGETAKGNYPAESVHEMHEASLKAENTIPYVSHFEELCTLVKRPVSPVESCAMAAVRASLDLAAGGIIVLSTSGDSARLLSKYRPVCPIFMVTRNPTTSRFSHLYRGVYPFLYPEQKPDFETVNWQEDVDKRIKWAVTNAIKLGTLAEGDTVVVVQGWKGGMGNTNTLRIVRADPAHLGIGQME, encoded by the exons ATGGCTACCACGGCCCAGGACCACCTGGACATCGGCGGCCGCATCAATTGGCTGGCCTCGCTCAAGACGGAGTTCACGCCTGCCCGCAACTTCCGCCGcacctccatcatctgcacCATCGGCCCCAAGACCAACTCGGTCGAGgccatcaacaagctgcGTGATGCCGGCCTCAACGTGGCCCGCATGAACTTCTCCCACGGCAGCTACGAGTACCACCAGTCTGTCATTGACAATGTGCGCGCCGCCGAGGCTGCCCACGCTGGCCGACCAGTTGCCATTGCCCTGGACACCAAGGGCCCCGAGATCCGGACTGGTAACACCGCCGGTGATGTCGATATTCCCATTTCTGTCGGCACCGTCATGAACTTCACCACCGATGAGAAGTACAGCACATCATGTGATACCAGCAACAT GTATGTTGACTACAAGAACATTACCAAGGTCATCCAGCCTGGCCGTATCATCTACGTCGACGATGGTGTTCTTGCTTTCGACGTCCTGAGCATCAAGGATGACAAGACCATCGAGGTCCGCGCCCGAAACAACggcttcatctcctcccGAAAGGGTGTCAACTTGCCCAACACCGATGTCGACCTTCCCGCTCTCTCTgagaaggacaaggccgaTCTCCGGTTTGGTGTCAAGAACAACGTCGACATGGTCTTTGCCTCATTTATCCGTCGTGCCCAGGATATCGAGGATATCCGTGAAGTTCTGGGAGAGGAGGGCAAGCGAATCCAGATCATTGCCAAGATTGAGAACCGACAAGGTCTCAACAACTTTGCCGAGATTCTCGAGGCCACTGACGGTGTCATGGTCGCCCGTGGTGATCTCGGTATCGAGATTCCTGCCGCCGAGGTCTTTGCtgcccagaagaagatgattgccATGTGCAACGTCGCCGGCAAGCCAGTCATCTGCGCTACCCAGATGCTGGAGTCCATGATCAAGAACCCTCGTCCTACGCGAGCCGAGATCAGCGACGTCGGCAACGCCGTCACTGATGGCGCTGACTGCGTCATGCTTTCAGGTGAGACTGCCAAGGGTAACTACCCTGCCGAGTCCGTCCACGAGATGCACGAGGCCAGTCTCAAGGCTGAGAACACCATCCCCTACGTCTCCCACTTTGAGGAGCTTTGCACCCTGGTGAAGCGCCCCGTTTCTCCCGTCGAGTCctgcgccatggctgctgtccGCGCGTCTCTCGACCTTGCCGCTGGCGGTATCATTGTCCTGTCCACCTCTGGTGACTCTGCTCGCCTGCTGTCCAAGTACCGCCCGGTCTGCCCCATCTTCATGGTCACCCGAAACCCCACCACCTCTCGATTCAGCCACCTGTATCGTGGCGTCTATCCTTTCCTGTATCCCGAGCAGAAGCCCGACTTTGAGACTGTCAACTGGCAGGAGGACGTTGACAAGCGTATCAAGTGGGCTGTCaccaacgccatcaagcTTGGCACCCTGGCTGAGGGCGATACCGTTGTTGTCGTCCAGGGCTGGAAGGGTGGCATgggcaacaccaacaccctGCGCATTGTCCGCGCCGACCCGGCCCACCTGGGCATTGGTCAGATGGAGTAG